One window from the genome of Vidua chalybeata isolate OUT-0048 chromosome 3, bVidCha1 merged haplotype, whole genome shotgun sequence encodes:
- the LOC128784895 gene encoding hornerin-like has translation MGLGREPGTAVSRGKGRDTAARAGPTRCPRAPRPAGARPMGRRGAGPCQNKTPCAKNAARGSAGGCRGAARRGAWGRGGGCHRVSGAWARPARVIGGHRDTPGHTGPHWATRTHRDTPGHTGPHRATLGHQDTPGHTRPHRATLGHTGPHWDTRTHWATLGHIGPHWDTRTHQATPGHTGPHWATLLGHQDTLGHTRPHQATPGHIGPHWATLGHTGPHWDTRTHQATPGHTRPHQATPDHTGTHWDTRTHQDTLGHTGPHWDTRTHQDTPGHIGPHWDTRTHQDTPDHTGPHWDTRTHQDTPGHTGPHWDTRTHQDTPGHTGTHRAHWRAPAWHRSSREQKLLGVTKAARCHQSCSAGKFGADSARGAGSRGAPGHHGMDAAARRGVAASTELGRSRGDTGDVTQRAEARKEELSRGGKSHLPTGLRRRNTPESGGEETAVGGKGERGGRRREGRGEARGKGGSGGEVNRKWEASGKGEVSGKGEKQEGKGKAKKETVGKVEGRAR, from the coding sequence atggggctgggccGGGAGCCGGGAACGGCGGTGAGCCGCGGGAAGGGGCGCGACACCGCGGCACGCGCCGGGCCCACGCGCTGCCCTCGGGCGCCGCGGCCTGCCGGGGCACGGCCCATGGGAAGGCGCGGGGCAGGCCCGTGCCAAAATAAAACTCCCTGCGCGAAAAACGCCGCCCGAGGGTCTGCGGGTGGCTGccggggcgcggcgcggcgcggggcctgggggcgcggcggcggctgccACCGGGTTTCAGGGGCATGGGCACGGCCAGCCAGGGTCAtcgggggacaccgggacacacCGGGCCACACCGGGCCACACTGGGCCACCAGGACACACCGGGACACACCGGGCCACACTGGGCCACACCGGGCCACATTGGGCCACCAGGACACACCAGGCCACACCAGGCCACACCGGGCCACACTGGGCCACACTGGGCCACATTGGGACACCAGGACACACTGGGCCACACTGGGCCACATTGGGCCACATTGGGACACCAGGACACACCAGGCCACACCAGGCCACACCGGGCCACATTGGGCTACACTGCTGGGACACcaggacacactgggacacaccaGGCCACACCAGGCCACACCGGGCCACATTGGGCCACATTGGGCCACACTGGGCCACACCGGGCCACATTGGGACACCAGGACACACCAGGCCACACCAGGCCACACCAGGCCACACCAGGCCACTCCAGACCACACTGGGACACATTGGGACACCAGGACACACCAGGACACACTGGGCCACACTGGGCCACATTGGGACACCAGGACACACCAGGACACACCAGGCCACATTGGGCCACATTGGGACACCAGGACACACCAGGACACACCAGACCACACTGGGCCACATTGGGACACCAGGACACACCAGGACACACCAGGACACACCGGGCCACATTGGGACACCAGGACACACCAGGACACACCAGGACACACCGGGACACACCGGGCCCACTGGCGGGCACCGGCGTGGCACCGTTCCTCGAGGGAGCAGAAGCTGCTCGGTGTCACCAAAGCTGCTCGGTGTCACCAAAGCTGCTCCGCCGGGAAGTTTGGAGCTGACTCAGCACGAGGGGCCGGGTCCCGGGGGGCTCCCGGCCACCACGGGATGGATGCGGCTGCCCGGCGTGGCGTGGCAGCCAGCACGGAACTCGGCCGGTCCCGCGGTGACACCGGCGACGTCACACAAAGGGCAGAAGCACGGAAAGAGGAActcagcagaggaggaaaatctCATTTGCCCACAGGTTTGCGCAGGCGAAACACCCCGGAAAGCGGGGGGGAGGAAACGGCggtgggagggaaaggggagagagggggaaggagaagggaggggagaggggaagcgagggggaagggaggcagCGGGGGGGAAGTGAATCGGAAGTGGGAAGCCAGTGGGAAGGGGGAAGTGAGTGGAAAGGGCGAGAAGcaagaagggaaggggaaagcaaaaaaggaaacGGTGGGGAAGGTGGAAGGAAGAGCAAGATAA